One window of the Osmerus mordax isolate fOsmMor3 chromosome 2, fOsmMor3.pri, whole genome shotgun sequence genome contains the following:
- the gjb8 gene encoding gap junction protein beta 8: MSWGALYAQLGGVNKHSTSLGKIWLSVLFIFRITILVLAAESVWGDEQSDFTCNTQQPGCKNVCYDHFFPVSHIRLWCLQLIFVSTPALLVAMHVAYRKRGDKRTIMATHDKMCEHDLENLKKRRLPITGPLWWTYTCSLFFRLIFEGGFMYALYFVYDGFQMPRLVKCEQWPCPNKVDCFISRPTEKTVFTIFMVSSSAICMVLNVAELFYLICKALMRCSNRMSKKGRSYNHPDPVNPDKALLQNKKNEMLLSASTDASSNKTV, encoded by the coding sequence ATGAGTTGGGGTGCCCTGTATGCCCAGCTGGGTGGAGTCAACAAGCACTCCACTAGCCTGGGGAAGATCTGGCTGTctgtcctcttcatcttccGGATCACCATCCTGGTCTTGGCTGCTGAGAGTGTCTGGGGCGACGAACAGTCTGACTTCACCTGCAACACCCAGCAGCCCGGCTGCAAGAATGTCTGCTACGACCACTTCTTCCCGGTGTCCCACATCCGCCTCTGGTGCCTGCAGCTCATCTTCGTGTCCACACCCGCCCTGCTGGTCGCCATGCACGTGGCCTACAGGAAGCGAGGCGACAAGAGGACCATCATGGCCACGCACGACAAGATGTGCGAGCACGACCTGGAGAACCTGAAGAAGCGGCGTCTCCCCATCACCGGGCCGCTGTGGTGGACCTACACCTGCAGCCTGTTCTTCCGGCTCATCTTCGAGGGTGGCTTCATGTACGCACTCTACTTCGTCTACGACGGCTTCCAGATGCCCCGGCTGGTCAAGTGCGAGCAGTGGCCGTGCCCCAACAAGGTGGACTGCTTCATCTCGCGGCCCACGGAGAAGACCGTCTTCACCATCTTCATGGTGTCGTCCTCGGCCATCTGCATGGTGCTGAACGTGGCGGAACTGTTCTACCTCATCTGCAAGGCCCTGATGAGGTGCTCCAACAGGATGTCCAAGAAAGGGCGCTCCTACAACCACCCTGACCCCGTGAACCCGGACAAGGCCCTACTGCAGAACAAAAAGAACGAAATGCTGCTGTCGGCCTCCACGGACGCCTCAAGCAACAAGACAGTGTGA